The following proteins are co-located in the Castanea sativa cultivar Marrone di Chiusa Pesio chromosome 8, ASM4071231v1 genome:
- the LOC142607105 gene encoding strigolactones hydrolase CXE15-like — protein sequence MSNTNCTTTPRVIDDCRGVLQVYSDGSIVRSPKPSFNVPVQDDGSVLWKDVVFDAVNNLQLRLYKPKPNPSAANSNSKLPVFYYIHGGGFCIGSRAWPNCQNYCFQLASQLQAVVVAPDYRLAPENRLPAAIEDGFLALKWLQAQAVSEEEGKDAWLADVADFSRVFISGDSAGGNMAHHLAVRVRSGSPELAPVRVRGYVLLAPFFGGTVRTKSEAEGPKDAFLNLELIDRFWRLSIPIGETTDHPNVNPFGPLSLNLETVDLDPILVVAGGSDLLKDRAEGYARRLKSWGKKIEYVEFEGKQHGFFTIDPNSEAANELMQIIKRFIAENSN from the exons ATGTCTAACACTAATTGCACCACCACTCCTCGTGTAATAGACGATTGCAGAGGAGTCCTTCAAGTTTACAGTGATGGCTCAATTGTGCGCTCTCCAAAACCAAGTTTTAACGTCCCCGTCCAAGATGACGGTTCCGTTTTATGGAAAGACGTTGTTTTTGACGCCGTTAACAACCTTCAGCTCAGGCTCTACAAGCCGAAGCCGAATCCGTCGGCGGCTAACTCCAATTCCAAGCTCCCAGTGTTTTACTACATCCACGGTGGCGGCTTCTGCATCGGCTCACGCGCCTGGCCCAACTGTCAGAACTACTGCTTTCAGCTCGCTTCTCAGCTCCAAGCCGTTGTGGTGGCTCCTGACTATCGGCTAGCTCCCGAGAACCGGCTCCCGGCTGCTATTGAGGATGGCTTCTTGGCTCTTAAGTGGCTCCAAGCCCAAGCCGTGTCTGAGGAGGAGGGGAAGGACGCTTGGCTTGCTGACGTGGCTGATTTTAGCCGAGTGTTTATTTCGGGTGACTCGGCTGGGGGTAATATGGCTCATCATTTGGCGGTTCGGGTCAGATCCGGGTCGCCTGAATTGGCTCCGGTTCGTGTGAGGGGTTATGTTCTGTTGGCACCTTTTTTTGGTGGGACCGTTAGGACCAAGTCTGAGGCTGAAGGACCTAAGGATGCCTTTCTCAATTTGGAGCTCATTGACAG GTTTTGGAGGCTATCTATACCAATTGGAGAAACTACTGATCACCCAAATGTAAACCCATTTGGGCCATTAAGCCTCAATCTTGAAACAGTGGATCTTGATCCCATTCTAGTGGTAGCTGGAGGAAGCGACTTGCTGAAAGACAGAGCTGAAGGTTATGCAAGGAGGCTCAAAAGTTGGGGAAAGAAGATTGAGTACGTTGAGTTTGAAGGAAAGCAACATGGCTTTTTCACTATAGATCCTAATTCTGAAGCAGCAAATGAATTGATGCAAATCATTAAACGTTTCATTGCTGAAAATTCCAACTAA